A DNA window from Bradyrhizobium sp. CCBAU 53421 contains the following coding sequences:
- a CDS encoding MaoC family dehydratase N-terminal domain-containing protein: MVDQSAIGREFTPVTARVEPGRLRFFLDTLGEKNPVYREGPAAPVPPTYLFCLEMMDALDPFEFLTALGIDLARVLHGEQRFDYHAPVVVGDTLTFRPRVASVTDKKGGAMTLIVVETAVTNQAGVHVADTSRTIVVRNARPS, from the coding sequence ATGGTCGATCAATCTGCCATCGGGCGTGAATTCACGCCCGTGACCGCGCGCGTCGAGCCGGGGCGCCTGCGCTTCTTCCTCGACACGCTCGGCGAGAAGAACCCGGTCTATCGGGAAGGGCCGGCGGCTCCGGTGCCGCCGACCTATCTGTTCTGTCTCGAGATGATGGATGCGCTCGATCCGTTCGAGTTCCTGACCGCGCTCGGCATCGATCTGGCCCGGGTGCTGCACGGCGAGCAGCGTTTCGATTATCACGCTCCTGTGGTGGTCGGCGATACGCTGACGTTCCGGCCGCGCGTCGCCAGCGTGACCGACAAGAAGGGCGGCGCGATGACGCTGATCGTGGTCGAGACCGCGGTCACCAACCAGGCCGGCGTCCATGTCGCCGATACCTCGCGCACCATCGTGGTGCGCAATGCGAGACCGTCATGA
- a CDS encoding lipid-transfer protein, translating to MTSRTYVAGVGMIPFVKPGANAPYHVMGAEAAKLALTDAGLDYGKVQQAYVGYVYGDSTCGQRALYPVGMTGIPIVNVNNNCSTGSTALFLARQAIESGAADCVMALGFEQMKPGALGAVFTDRPSAFDDFDAAADKLVDAPGVPLALRYFGGAGLSHMKKYGTPLSAFAKVRAKASRHAKNNPLALFRKEVTADDVMNDQVIWPGVMTRLMACPPTCGGAAAILVSEKFADQYGLNKSVRIAAQAMTTDTPSTFGADDMMQVVGYDMARDAAKKVYEAAGIGPKDIDVVELHDCFAHNELITYEGLGLCGEGEAAKFIDDGDNTYGGRIVTNPSGGLLSKGHPLGATGLAQCYELTRQLRGTAAATQVDGARLGLQHNLGLGGACVVTLYERA from the coding sequence ATGACGTCACGCACCTATGTTGCCGGGGTCGGCATGATCCCGTTCGTCAAGCCCGGCGCCAATGCGCCGTATCACGTGATGGGCGCCGAGGCGGCGAAGCTCGCGCTGACTGATGCCGGGCTCGACTACGGCAAGGTCCAGCAGGCATATGTCGGTTATGTCTATGGCGACTCCACCTGCGGGCAGCGCGCGCTCTATCCGGTGGGCATGACCGGCATCCCGATCGTCAACGTCAACAACAACTGCTCGACCGGCTCGACCGCGCTGTTCCTGGCGCGTCAGGCGATCGAGTCGGGTGCGGCCGACTGTGTGATGGCGCTCGGCTTCGAGCAGATGAAGCCCGGCGCATTAGGCGCCGTGTTCACCGATCGCCCCAGCGCGTTCGACGATTTCGACGCCGCGGCGGACAAGCTGGTCGACGCGCCCGGCGTGCCGCTGGCGCTGCGCTATTTCGGCGGCGCCGGCCTCAGCCACATGAAGAAATACGGCACGCCGCTGTCCGCGTTTGCCAAGGTGCGGGCCAAGGCGAGCCGTCACGCCAAGAACAACCCGCTGGCGCTGTTCCGCAAGGAGGTCACCGCTGACGACGTGATGAACGACCAGGTGATCTGGCCCGGCGTGATGACACGGCTGATGGCGTGCCCGCCGACCTGCGGCGGTGCCGCTGCGATCCTGGTCTCGGAGAAGTTCGCCGACCAGTACGGCCTCAACAAGAGCGTTCGCATCGCCGCGCAGGCGATGACGACCGACACGCCGTCGACGTTCGGTGCCGACGACATGATGCAGGTGGTCGGCTACGACATGGCGCGCGACGCCGCGAAGAAGGTCTATGAAGCCGCCGGCATCGGACCGAAAGATATCGACGTCGTCGAGCTGCATGACTGCTTCGCCCATAACGAGCTGATCACCTATGAGGGGCTCGGCCTGTGCGGCGAGGGCGAGGCCGCGAAGTTCATCGACGACGGCGACAACACCTATGGCGGCAGGATCGTCACCAACCCGTCAGGCGGGCTGCTGTCGAAGGGTCATCCGCTCGGCGCCACCGGCCTGGCGCAGTGCTACGAGCTGACGCGGCAGCTGCGCGGCACGGCAGCTGCGACGCAAGTGGACGGCGCGCGGCTCGGGCTCCAGCACAATCTCGGTCTCGGCGGCGCCTGCGTGGTGACGCTCTACGAACGCGCCTGA